The proteins below come from a single Aegilops tauschii subsp. strangulata cultivar AL8/78 chromosome 6, Aet v6.0, whole genome shotgun sequence genomic window:
- the LOC109775017 gene encoding uncharacterized protein has protein sequence MADAPLYKRRRGYTRELHDADLHGNHKLHVVCTSKGEDVDKMLSTLRRKLGGMPVKLVGVDVEYAHYVKPQRTAVLQLCVEKECLVYHISAAKDRPMELDKFLMNGEYTFLGFAIEGDKSKVKLSGLEINSDNYIDIQGSKPEVRNQFS, from the exons ATGGCGGATGCACCTCTTTACAAGCGGCGTCGTGGGTACACCAGGGAGCTCCACGACGCTGACCTCCACGGAAACCATAAGCTCCACGTTGTTTGCACAAGCAAGGGTGAAGACGTGGACAAGATGTTGTCAACGCTCAGGAGGAAGCTCGGCGGAATGCCCGTCAAACTAGTCGGCGTTGATGTTGAGTACGCGCACTACGTGAAGCCACAGCGGACAGCAGTGCTCCAGCTATGCGTAGAAAAAGAATGCCTTGTCTACCACATCTCTGCAGCTAAAGACAG GCCAATGgaactagacaaattcctcatgaATGGTGAGTACACCTTCCTCGGATTCGCCATTGAAGGAGACAAAAGCAAGGTGAAGCTATCTGGTTTGGAGATCAACTCCGACAACTACATTGATATTCAG GGAAGTAAGCCCGAGGTCCGCAATCAGTTCTCGTAG